The proteins below come from a single Blattabacterium cuenoti genomic window:
- a CDS encoding HDIG domain-containing metalloprotein — MIFNFKKKSKYFFYKNYLYKISVPIIIILLLTLFSPKKKTFEYKFYKNGKWKYIDLSSPFDFKIYEKKIINKIFLFNKKEIKKNIEKNIIKDKISKKDNFYNVINHFISIFINDISFLKKEEISSLSTIENKIYWILNKKSFPKIKNIINDNNFQENIIKNILNKNITLNSIYNIPNTEKLKNKNIKFFFKKGDKIIKKNEIIDDNKIHILSELKKEYEKKIWNKKKYYFSIIGCLLINSIIIFLYNLYIFYFQKYIYLDNKKINFLFFNILLISIITILILNFYLKILYIIPFWIIPVNIIIFFNYNISIITYLITILLLSLIVPNRLEFLFIQIITGLLILLTTGDLYKMKNILFTIIKVIITYIIIFGIYQLFYKGTIDYLNTNIILLFFINGFFALLIHPLIFIFEKLFNVTSNISLIELSDLNSPILRLLYKKAPGTLQHVLIVSNLAEAAAISIGANSLLAKIGSIYHDIGKIKNSKFFIENQYNIKNPHEKLNPKKSAKIILNHVYYGLILAKKYKLPNSIIDFIRTHHGDSIIEYFYERYKKKNPNIKIKKKQFQYPGPKPFSKETVIVMIADSLEAASKSIKNPSSKKIDFLVDKIFYKKKKENQLLNANITLKEIEKLKKVFRKKLKNIFHTRTKFFRKN, encoded by the coding sequence ATGATTTTCAATTTTAAAAAAAAATCTAAATATTTTTTTTATAAAAATTATCTATATAAAATATCTGTTCCAATTATAATAATTTTATTACTAACATTATTTTCTCCGAAAAAAAAAACATTTGAATATAAATTTTATAAAAATGGAAAATGGAAATATATAGATTTATCATCTCCATTTGATTTTAAAATTTATGAAAAGAAAATAATTAATAAAATATTTCTTTTTAATAAAAAAGAAATAAAAAAAAATATAGAAAAAAATATAATAAAAGATAAAATTTCAAAAAAAGATAATTTTTATAATGTTATAAATCATTTTATATCTATTTTCATCAATGATATTTCTTTTCTAAAAAAAGAAGAAATATCTTCATTATCTACTATTGAAAATAAAATATATTGGATTTTAAATAAAAAATCTTTTCCAAAAATAAAAAATATTATTAATGATAATAATTTTCAAGAAAATATCATAAAAAATATTTTGAATAAAAATATAACGTTGAATAGTATTTACAATATTCCAAATACTGAAAAATTAAAAAATAAAAATATTAAATTCTTTTTTAAGAAAGGAGATAAAATTATTAAAAAAAATGAAATAATTGACGATAATAAAATTCATATTTTATCAGAATTAAAAAAAGAATATGAAAAAAAAATATGGAATAAAAAAAAATATTATTTTTCAATAATTGGTTGTTTATTAATCAATAGTATTATTATATTTCTATATAATTTATATATTTTTTATTTCCAAAAATATATTTATTTAGATAACAAAAAAATTAACTTTTTATTTTTCAATATATTATTAATATCTATAATAACAATTTTAATATTAAATTTTTATTTAAAAATATTGTATATAATCCCATTTTGGATAATACCTGTAAATATTATTATTTTTTTTAATTATAATATTAGTATTATTACATATTTAATAACAATATTATTATTATCATTAATTGTTCCTAATCGTTTAGAATTTTTATTTATACAAATAATTACTGGATTATTAATCTTATTAACTACAGGTGATCTTTATAAAATGAAAAATATATTATTCACTATTATAAAGGTAATTATTACTTATATAATAATATTTGGAATATATCAGTTATTTTATAAAGGAACTATAGATTATTTAAATACAAATATTATTTTATTATTTTTTATAAATGGTTTTTTTGCATTATTAATTCATCCATTAATTTTTATTTTTGAGAAATTATTTAATGTTACTTCAAATATTTCTTTAATAGAATTATCTGATTTAAATAGTCCTATATTACGTTTACTTTATAAAAAAGCACCTGGAACATTACAACATGTTTTAATAGTTTCAAATCTTGCTGAAGCTGCTGCTATTTCTATTGGAGCCAATTCTTTATTAGCAAAAATTGGAAGTATTTATCATGATATAGGTAAGATAAAAAATTCAAAATTTTTTATTGAAAATCAATATAATATTAAAAATCCACATGAAAAATTAAATCCTAAAAAAAGTGCTAAAATTATATTAAATCATGTTTATTACGGATTAATTTTAGCTAAAAAATATAAATTACCTAATTCCATTATAGATTTTATACGTACTCATCACGGTGATAGTATTATTGAGTATTTTTATGAAAGATATAAAAAAAAAAATCCTAATATTAAAATAAAGAAAAAACAATTTCAATATCCAGGCCCCAAACCTTTTTCTAAAGAAACTGTTATTGTAATGATCGCTGATTCTTTAGAAGCTGCTTCTAAAAGTATAAAAAATCCATCTTCTAAAAAGATTGATTTTCTTGTAGATAAGATTTTTTATAAAAAAAAAAAGGAAAATCAATTATTAAATGCAAATATTACATTAAAAGAAATTGAAAAACTTAAAAAAGTTTTTCGAAAAAAATTAAAAAATATATTTCATACTAGAACAAAATTTTTTCGAAAAAATTAA
- the tsaD gene encoding tRNA (adenosine(37)-N6)-threonylcarbamoyltransferase complex transferase subunit TsaD, translating into MKYKKDPIIIGIESSCDDSAVSIIRSRKILSNVIIGQNIHKKYGGIVPELAARLHDKNLLKAIDKSIKLANIKKYQIDAVSFTIGPGLIGSLLIGCSLAKSLAIGLNIPIITVDHIQAHTLIHFIENGNINNSYPNFPFLSLVISGGHTLIIKVDDYLHMKVLGSTLDNPIGEVFDKIARKFGFSYPGGVFIEKYSKYGNFKKFKFPKPLVKGLNFSFSGLKSYIFRFIDEKLIKDPNFLKKNLFDLCASIQNIIIDILIEKIHKAVIKTKINRITLSGGVSSNERVKKVFLFQAKKNNWNLFIPNNLYTNDNGAMIAITGMIKYHKKQFNSLNVTPYSKFKYFIN; encoded by the coding sequence ATGAAGTATAAAAAAGATCCAATTATTATTGGTATTGAATCCTCATGTGATGATTCTGCAGTATCTATTATTAGATCTAGAAAAATTTTATCTAACGTTATAATTGGTCAAAATATACATAAAAAATATGGTGGAATTGTTCCGGAATTAGCTGCAAGATTACATGATAAAAACTTATTAAAAGCAATAGATAAATCTATTAAATTAGCAAATATAAAAAAATATCAAATTGATGCTGTATCTTTTACCATTGGACCAGGATTAATAGGTTCATTATTAATAGGATGTTCTTTAGCCAAATCATTAGCGATAGGATTAAATATTCCTATTATAACAGTTGATCATATTCAAGCACATACATTAATACATTTCATAGAAAATGGAAATATTAATAATTCTTATCCAAATTTTCCATTTTTAAGTTTAGTAATAAGCGGAGGACATACATTAATTATAAAAGTAGATGATTATTTACATATGAAAGTATTAGGTAGTACACTAGATAATCCTATAGGAGAAGTATTCGATAAGATTGCTAGAAAATTTGGTTTTTCTTATCCAGGAGGAGTTTTTATAGAAAAGTATTCTAAATATGGAAATTTTAAAAAATTTAAATTTCCAAAACCACTAGTAAAAGGGTTAAATTTTAGTTTTAGCGGATTAAAAAGTTATATTTTTAGATTTATTGATGAAAAATTAATAAAGGATCCTAATTTTTTAAAAAAAAATCTATTTGATTTATGTGCTTCTATTCAAAATATTATAATAGATATTCTTATAGAAAAAATACATAAAGCAGTTATAAAAACTAAAATAAACCGGATTACTTTATCAGGAGGAGTTTCATCTAATGAAAGAGTTAAAAAAGTTTTTTTATTTCAAGCTAAAAAAAATAATTGGAATTTATTTATTCCAAATAATCTTTATACTAATGATAACGGTGCTATGATAGCTATTACAGGAATGATAAAATATCATAAAAAACAGTTTAATTCCCTTAATGTAACACCATATTCAAAGTTTAAATATTTCATTAATTAG
- the gcvP gene encoding aminomethyl-transferring glycine dehydrogenase, translating into MRDDYIKRDDFCYRHIGSSNEDIKNMLKTIKSSSLNEFINKTIPEKIRFNGDLNLPDSISEYQYLNHINNIGKKNKIYRSYIGIGYKNTIVPSVIQRNILQNPNWYTPYTPYQSEISQGRLEALLNFQTMISDITGMKISNASMLDESSAAGDALFMIYQKFLKENNNKVNDNHYFFISNEVLPQIKYVLKTRCFGLGIKLIEDNYEKLIQGKYNKKIMLGILIPYPSYLGEIHNYLELINYAKKNNIPIIISADLLSLILLKSPGELGADVVIGSSQSFGIPLSYGGPYAAFFSINEEYKRFLPGRIIGVSIDKNNKKALRMALQTREQHIRREKATSNICTSQVLPAIISSMYAVYHGKNGLIKIAKNIHKNAKILEYLLSNYENLNQLNKYYFDTIRIKTNSNIIKKIKKISEKNKINFGYPKNNQIIISLDETTNYNDIIDISSIFAEATQSKKRKEYIILKKDKIPISLKRKSDFLNHKTFHKYHSENELIRYIKRLEKKDISLNHSMIPLGSCTMKLNSSVELESLTQNEWKNIHPFVPSKQSNGYSFIIKKLKNYLKEITGLPGISLQPNSGAQGEYAGLMTIKQYYHSLKEYQRNIALIPSSSHGTNPASAKMAGMKIILLNTIKNGSIDIEDLLKKIEKYRNFLSVLMITYPSVHGIYEENIKEIIKIIHKNGGQVYMDGANMNAQVGLIKPSDLGIDVCHINLHKTFAIPHGGGGPGMGPICVKSHLIPFLPNYPLYNKKYKKRILTISSSPYGAPLILTISYAYIRLLGANGLTNCTKISLLNANYIKEKLKNFYNILYVGKNNMVAHELIIDCKIFKPFGIEVTDIAKRMIDYGYHAPTISFPVNGCMMIEPTESESKSEIDRFIEVLISIRQEIKEIECKKYSKENNVIKNAPHSIETLTNDNWNYPYSRKKAAYPLNWIKENKFWISIDRIDDAYGDRNLICRCI; encoded by the coding sequence ATGAGAGATGATTACATCAAAAGAGATGATTTTTGCTATAGACATATAGGATCTTCTAATGAAGATATAAAAAATATGTTAAAAACTATAAAATCATCATCTTTAAATGAATTTATAAATAAAACCATTCCTGAAAAAATTCGTTTTAATGGTGATTTGAATCTCCCTGATTCTATATCTGAATATCAGTATTTAAATCATATTAATAATATTGGAAAAAAGAATAAAATATATCGTTCTTATATAGGTATAGGATATAAAAATACAATTGTTCCAAGTGTTATTCAAAGAAATATTTTACAAAATCCAAATTGGTATACACCTTATACTCCATATCAATCTGAAATATCTCAAGGAAGATTAGAAGCTTTATTAAATTTTCAAACCATGATTTCAGATATTACCGGAATGAAAATTAGTAATGCATCGATGCTAGATGAATCTTCTGCCGCAGGAGACGCTTTATTTATGATATACCAAAAATTTTTAAAAGAAAATAATAATAAAGTTAACGATAATCATTATTTTTTCATTTCAAATGAAGTATTACCACAAATTAAATACGTATTAAAAACAAGATGTTTTGGATTAGGAATTAAATTAATTGAAGATAATTATGAAAAATTAATTCAAGGAAAATATAATAAAAAAATAATGTTAGGAATATTAATCCCTTATCCATCTTATTTAGGTGAAATACATAATTATTTAGAATTAATTAATTATGCAAAAAAAAATAATATTCCAATAATAATATCTGCTGATTTATTATCTTTAATTTTATTAAAATCTCCTGGAGAATTAGGAGCAGATGTAGTAATAGGATCTAGTCAATCTTTTGGAATTCCATTATCCTATGGAGGACCTTATGCTGCATTTTTTTCAATTAATGAGGAATATAAAAGATTTCTACCAGGTAGAATAATCGGTGTTTCAATTGATAAAAATAATAAAAAAGCATTACGAATGGCATTACAAACCAGAGAGCAACATATAAGAAGAGAAAAAGCAACTTCTAACATATGTACATCACAAGTTTTACCTGCCATAATTTCTTCTATGTATGCCGTTTATCATGGAAAAAATGGATTAATTAAAATAGCTAAAAATATACATAAAAATGCTAAAATTCTAGAATATTTATTATCTAATTATGAGAATTTAAATCAATTAAATAAATATTATTTTGATACAATTAGAATAAAAACAAATTCTAATATTATAAAAAAAATAAAAAAAATATCTGAAAAAAATAAAATTAATTTTGGTTATCCAAAAAATAACCAAATCATTATAAGTTTAGATGAAACTACTAATTATAATGATATTATTGACATCTCATCTATTTTTGCTGAAGCAACTCAATCAAAAAAAAGAAAAGAATATATAATTCTTAAAAAAGATAAAATTCCTATTTCTTTAAAAAGAAAATCTGATTTTTTAAATCATAAAACATTTCATAAATATCATTCAGAAAATGAATTAATCCGCTATATTAAAAGATTAGAAAAAAAAGATATTTCTTTAAATCATTCTATGATTCCATTAGGATCATGTACGATGAAATTAAATTCATCTGTAGAATTAGAATCTTTAACTCAAAATGAATGGAAAAATATCCATCCATTTGTTCCTAGTAAGCAATCAAATGGATATAGTTTTATTATAAAAAAATTAAAAAATTATTTAAAAGAAATTACAGGATTACCTGGAATTTCTTTACAACCTAATTCAGGTGCTCAAGGAGAATATGCTGGACTTATGACAATAAAACAATATTATCATTCGTTAAAAGAATATCAAAGAAATATAGCATTGATTCCTTCTTCTTCTCATGGAACTAATCCAGCTTCAGCAAAAATGGCTGGAATGAAAATCATTTTATTAAATACAATAAAAAATGGATCTATTGATATAGAAGATTTACTTAAAAAAATTGAAAAATATAGAAATTTTTTATCTGTATTAATGATAACTTATCCATCTGTACATGGAATATATGAAGAAAATATTAAAGAGATTATTAAAATTATTCATAAAAATGGAGGACAAGTATATATGGATGGTGCAAATATGAATGCTCAAGTTGGACTAATTAAACCTTCAGATTTAGGAATTGATGTATGTCATATAAATCTTCATAAAACATTTGCTATTCCTCACGGTGGTGGTGGTCCTGGAATGGGGCCTATCTGTGTAAAATCACATTTAATTCCATTTTTACCTAATTATCCATTATATAATAAAAAATATAAAAAAAGAATATTAACTATTTCTTCTTCTCCATATGGAGCTCCTCTTATATTAACTATATCATATGCTTACATTCGATTATTAGGAGCAAATGGTTTAACCAATTGTACAAAAATATCATTATTAAATGCCAATTATATAAAAGAAAAATTAAAAAATTTTTATAATATATTATATGTTGGAAAAAATAATATGGTAGCACATGAATTAATAATAGATTGTAAAATTTTTAAACCTTTCGGAATAGAAGTAACAGATATTGCAAAAAGAATGATCGATTACGGTTATCATGCACCTACTATATCATTTCCAGTAAATGGATGTATGATGATTGAACCTACTGAAAGTGAATCAAAAAGTGAAATTGATCGTTTTATAGAAGTTCTTATATCAATAAGACAAGAAATTAAAGAAATAGAATGTAAAAAATATTCTAAAGAAAATAATGTTATTAAAAATGCTCCTCATAGTATAGAAACATTGACCAATGATAATTGGAACTATCCATATAGTCGAAAAAAAGCTGCCTATCCACTTAATTGGATAAAAGAAAACAAATTTTGGATATCAATAGATCGTATTGATGATGCATATGGCGATAGAAATTTAATATGTAGATGCATCTAA
- a CDS encoding ATP-dependent Clp protease proteolytic subunit, which produces MDYRKDSKEFIDYAVKHKNINSLNIYDYIKLTTPYIVEERKLNIAQMDVFSRLMMDRIIFLGTPIEDQIANIIQAQLLFLQSLDSKKDIQIYINSPGGDIYAGLGIYDTMQILDPDVSTICTGMAASMAAVLLCSGVKKKRSSLKHSRIMIHQPIGRSIGSASDIEITVKEILKLKKELYEIISKHSGLPFEQIEKDSDRDYWMDSKEAKNYGMIDEILEKHPKKYK; this is translated from the coding sequence ATGGATTATAGGAAAGATTCAAAGGAATTTATAGATTATGCAGTTAAACATAAGAATATTAATAGTTTAAATATATATGATTATATAAAATTAACTACACCTTATATTGTTGAAGAACGAAAACTAAATATAGCACAAATGGATGTTTTTTCCAGATTAATGATGGATAGAATTATTTTTTTAGGAACACCTATAGAAGATCAAATAGCAAATATAATACAAGCTCAATTACTTTTTTTGCAATCTTTAGATTCCAAAAAAGATATTCAAATATATATTAATTCTCCTGGAGGAGATATTTATGCAGGATTAGGAATATATGATACTATGCAAATTTTAGATCCAGATGTTTCTACTATATGTACCGGAATGGCTGCATCTATGGCCGCTGTATTATTATGTTCTGGAGTAAAAAAAAAGAGATCTTCTTTAAAACATTCTAGAATTATGATTCATCAACCTATTGGAAGGTCCATAGGGTCAGCATCAGATATTGAAATTACCGTTAAAGAAATATTGAAATTAAAAAAAGAACTTTATGAAATTATATCTAAACATTCTGGATTACCTTTTGAACAAATAGAAAAGGACTCAGATAGAGATTATTGGATGGATTCTAAAGAAGCAAAAAATTATGGAATGATAGATGAAATACTAGAAAAACATCCAAAAAAATATAAATAA